The Thermococcus alcaliphilus genome includes the window TTTTTGTCTTTAAATGCCATCAATATAGCCATAGATATGACCGCAGCCGGAATGCTGGCACTAACTGTCATACCGGCATACATACCAAGGTATGCGTTTGCAGCACCCATTATTATTGAGAGCACCACACCTAAAATAAACGCTTTAACAGTATATTCAGGCAAAGACTTTTCCGGTGGGACATATGGCTTAAAAATACTTTCGGTTCTATGAAATAAAATTAATGTTAAATTTAGTTACAATATTGTCTCAAAAATAGTATAGATGGAGTTTTCAGTTCATTAATGTTCAGTGTATGAAAATTTGTTCATCAAATTTCTATCGGGATTATCCATAGAGCTTATATACACATTTACTCCTACTATTAATATCGCTAAAAAGCGGAGGGAGGGAAATTGGTAGAGATAATCTTTTTGGGAAGTGGTGGCGGAAGATTCATCACAATAACACAGTTCCGACCTACCGGCGGGTTCTTTATAAATTCGAGTAAAAGGATATACATAGACCCAGGACCTGGAGCGTTGGTTAGAGCATGGAGGTACAAGATAGATCCAAGGAAGATAGACGTACTTTTTGTTTCTCATCGACATACAGACCACTGTAACGATGCCGAAATTATGGTGGAGGGGATGACAGTCGGGGTTACAAAAAAACGGGGCACACTTATAGCCTCAAAGAGCGTAGTTTATGGAGACGAGAATCACACTCCCGCAGTATCTAAATATCATCTAGATTCACTAGAAGAAGTTCATATCCCTAATCCAGGGGAGAGAATCCAGCTTGGAGAAGATGAAATGACAATAACTCCCACTGTACATTCAGATCCCACTGCAATAGGATTTATATTAAAAACACGTCTTGGGAAAATAGGGTACATTCCAGACACGGAGTATTTTGAAGAGCTGAAAAAAATATATGATGGTGTTAGGCTATTGATAGCCTCGGTAACAAGACCAACAAATATGAAGATTCCCTATCATCTCTGCACTGAAGATGTAATCTACATGCTGAAAGATATGAAACAAAAACCAGAAATGCTCATAATGAGTCATATAGGCATGAAAATGCATTTTGCAAACCCATATAAAGAGGCCAAGTTCATAGAAAACGTTACAGGAGTAAAGACTTTGGTCGCAAAAGAGGGATTCAAGGTCAAAATGGAAAAAACAGATATAAAATTAAGAACTCTTAGACCTGCTAGAGAACTCTGAGACTAATCTAGTAACCAAGTTGTATGCCAAACTGAACAGCTCTTCCCTTCTTTTTTCTGTGATTCCTTCCACAACGACCCTTATTTTTGGTTCAGTTCCACTTGGCCTTACCAATACCCAAGAACCATCCTTGAGGTTTAACCTTATACCAGAAATTGTTATGACTTCTTCAATTTGGTCTTTCAAGTACTCTTGCAATTGCTCTTTTGCCTTCTCAACAACTTGATATTTTATCTCCTCTGGGCACTTCACGTTCTTTTTAACTATGTAGTATTTTGGAATGTCCTTAACTATCTCCGAGAGCGGTTTCCCTTCTTGATCTATTATTTTTACCAACAGC containing:
- a CDS encoding MBL fold metallo-hydrolase produces the protein MVEIIFLGSGGGRFITITQFRPTGGFFINSSKRIYIDPGPGALVRAWRYKIDPRKIDVLFVSHRHTDHCNDAEIMVEGMTVGVTKKRGTLIASKSVVYGDENHTPAVSKYHLDSLEEVHIPNPGERIQLGEDEMTITPTVHSDPTAIGFILKTRLGKIGYIPDTEYFEELKKIYDGVRLLIASVTRPTNMKIPYHLCTEDVIYMLKDMKQKPEMLIMSHIGMKMHFANPYKEAKFIENVTGVKTLVAKEGFKVKMEKTDIKLRTLRPAREL